The following are encoded together in the Myxococcaceae bacterium JPH2 genome:
- a CDS encoding GntR family transcriptional regulator — MSVDPRRGAPFDKGAISSALPMPLYLQLARHLRGLIVGGHLGHLDALPGERELVETFGVSRVTVRKALRELQTEGLLQQRQGAGTFVNRVPYVEQRLSTLTSFSDDMASRGLSAGSVWLQRLVAVATPEETLSLGLSPGATVSRLHRLRTANDTPMALELAVVPTRFLPDPRTVEGSLYGVLRARGHTPFRALQRLSAVQLTAEQAGHLGVREGTAALSIERRTLLEDGTPLELVRSQYRGDAYDFVVELNMTGGPSPQEPHR; from the coding sequence ATGTCGGTGGATCCCCGCAGAGGCGCCCCGTTCGACAAGGGAGCGATCTCGAGCGCGCTTCCCATGCCGCTCTATCTCCAGCTCGCGCGACACCTGCGAGGCCTCATCGTGGGCGGGCATCTGGGCCACCTGGACGCGTTGCCCGGCGAGCGCGAGTTGGTGGAGACCTTCGGCGTGTCACGCGTCACGGTGCGCAAGGCGCTGCGTGAACTCCAGACGGAGGGCCTGCTCCAGCAACGTCAGGGCGCCGGCACGTTCGTCAACCGCGTGCCGTATGTGGAGCAGCGCCTGTCCACGCTGACGAGCTTCTCGGATGACATGGCCTCGCGCGGGTTGTCGGCGGGCTCGGTGTGGCTCCAGCGACTGGTGGCGGTCGCCACGCCGGAAGAGACGCTGTCCTTGGGCTTGAGTCCGGGCGCGACGGTGAGCCGCCTGCATCGACTGCGCACGGCCAATGACACGCCCATGGCGCTGGAGCTGGCCGTGGTGCCCACGCGGTTCCTGCCGGATCCGCGCACGGTGGAGGGCTCGCTGTACGGCGTGCTGCGCGCCCGAGGCCACACGCCGTTCCGTGCGCTCCAACGACTGTCCGCGGTGCAGCTCACCGCCGAGCAGGCCGGACACCTGGGCGTGCGCGAAGGCACGGCGGCCCTGTCCATCGAGCGGCGCACGCTGCTGGAGGACGGCACGCCGCTGGAGCTGGTGCGCTCTCAGTACCGCGGGGACGCCTATGACTTCGTCGTCGAGCTGAACATGACCGGAGGCCCGAGCCCCCAGGAGCCCCACCGATGA